From Thermothelomyces thermophilus ATCC 42464 chromosome 6, complete sequence, the proteins below share one genomic window:
- a CDS encoding glycoside hydrolase family 55 protein (CAZy_ID 267894) → MQFCVALLLGVVSGVWAAYWMEDLHRQGLAPFAEASRYSVFRNVKQWGAKGDGAINAAISDGDRCGGPDCVGSTTTPAIVYFPPGTYMISSPIFSYYYTQIIGDPTNMPVIKASQNFPTNVLAMLDADRYMDNGRLNFLATNVFFRQLRNLVFDTTAVRGTITGIHWPSSQATLVQNCVFKLSSREDDTHVGIFMEEGSGGMMADLIFHGGKYGARFGNQQYTMRNLTFYDCDTAIEQIWNWGWTYKSLKVVGSRVGINMSSSDVGSVTLLDSSFVNVSTALISGRIPGNKIGLGSLLIQNVEYKNVPTVLAEADGRPLLLGDANGTVYDRGYARGNTYAPNGPLWLEGHEFNFSQPSTLKIGDRYYERSKPQYEDYSSSDFISARDHNAFGDGRTDDTDMINKVIQAAANSSYIAFLDAGYYRVTDTIFIPPNTRVMGEGLATVIMGTGEKFSDPNNPRPVVQVGKLGDTGFVEINDLIASTQGPAAGAIMIEYNLNTPAAESMCSLGSPPSGMWDVHVRVGGFRGSQLQVAECPTTPERLDYVNPSCIAGYMGMHISPSARNLYLENSWIWVADHDVDDWNQTQISVFVARGMLVQGSRIWLVGSSVEHHALYQYQLLNASDVWMGQIQTETPYYQPNPPASYPFTQLNDSIRDPDFTVDCRERETENSLSSQGNPSCAMAWGLRIIGSQNVVVFGAGLYSFFNNYNTSCSTVESGENCQARIFWVGQDTSDGAERQGSAEGEEMLAVEVYNLNTIGSARPAMLAPERATDSASG, encoded by the exons ATGCAATTCTGCGTTGCTCTCTTATTGGGAGTTGTATCTGGCGTCTGGGCGGCCTACTGGATGGAGGACCTTCACCGCCAGGGTCTCGCACCGTTCGCTGAAGCAAGCAGATACAGCGTCTTCAGAAATGTGAAGCAGTGGGGAGCTAAGGGAGATGGAG CCATCAATGCCGCAATTAGCGACGGCGATCGTTGCGGCGGCCCGGACTGTGTTGGCTCAACCACGACGCCGGCCATTGTTTATTTCCCTCCCGGAACTTACATGATCAGTTCGCCAATTTTCAGCTACTACTATACCCAAATTATTGGCGACCCTACCAATATGCCAGTCATCAAAGCTTCCCAAAACTTTCCTACCAATGTGCTCGCCATGCTGGATGCCGACCGTTACATGGACAACGGAA GGCTCAACTTTCTCGCAACAAACGTCTTCTTCAGACAGCTTCGCAACCTCGTCTTTGACACAACGGCTGTTCGTGGGACGATCACCGGAATCCATTGGCCATCCTCCCAAGCGACCCTGGTCCAGAACTGCGTCTTCAAGCTTTCCTCTAGAGAAGATGACACCCACGTCGGTATTTTCATGGAAGAAGGGAGCGGGGGCATGATGGCAGACCTTATATTCCACGGCGGCAAATACGGCGCTCGGTTTGGCAACCAGCAGTACACGATGCGAAATCTAACATTCTATGACTGCGATACGGCCATCGAGCAGATATGGAATTGGGGATGGACGTACAAATCGCTTAAGGTTGTTGGTTCCCGCGTAGGTATCAACATGTCTTCAAGCGATGTTGGCTCAGTCACTCTGCTCGACAGCTCGTTTGTCAATGTCAGCACAGCTTTGATATCTGGCCGCATTCCCGGAAACAAGATTGGTCTTGGATCACTGCTGATCCAGAATGTCGAATACAAAAACGTTCCGACAGTATTGGCAGAAGCTGATGGGAGGCCGCTTCTATTGGGAGACGCGAACGGGACAGTCTACGACAGAGGTTACGCAAGA GGCAACACATATGCTCCGAATGGGCCCTTGTGGCTTGAGGGACACGAGTTTAACTTTTCTCAACCTTCGACCCTTAAAATCGGAGACCGGTACTACGAGAGATCAAAACCGCAGTACGAGGACTACTCTTCTTCGGACTTTATATCAGCCCGAGATCACAATGCCTTCGGCGATGGGCGCACCGACGACACGGACATGATCAACAAGGTCATCCAGGCTGCCGCGAATTCATCATACATCGCCTTCTTAGATGCCGGTTATTACAGGGTCACAGATACCATATTCATCCCACCCAACACTCGAGTCATGGGCGAAGGACTCGCCACCGTCATCATGGGGACGGGGGAGAAGTTCTCGGATCCAAATAACCCACGCCCTGTGGTACAGGTTGGGAAGCTTGGTGATACTGGGTTTGTCGAAATTAACGACCTCATCGCGTCGACGCAGGGGCCAGCTGCAGGCGCCATCATGATCGAGTACAATCTCAACACGCCAGCAGCTGAGAGCATGTGTAGTCTGGGAAGCCCCCCGTCGGGGATGTGGGATGTCCATGTCCGCGTCGGTGGCTTCAGAGGATCTCAGCTTCAAGTTGCTGAGTGTCCCACGACCCCCGAGAGGCTTGACTACGTCAACCCGTCATGCATCGCTGGTTATATGGGTATGCATATCTCTCCGAGCGCTCGAAATCTGTACCTGGAAAACAGCTGGATATGGGTGGCAGACCATGACGTTGATGATTGGAACCAGACCCAAATCAGCGTCTTCGTGGCACGGGGAATGCTGGTTCAGGGGAGCCGTATCTGGTTGGTTGGAAGCTCTGTTGAGCATCACGCGTTGTACCAGTACCAGCTGCTCAACGCTTCGGATGTCTGGATGGGGCAGATCCAAACAGAAACCCCTTACTACCAACCCAACCCACCAGCATCGTACCCTTTCACCCAGCTGAACGACAGCATTCGCGATCCTGATTTTACAGTTGACTGCAGGGAACGCGAGACGGAGAACTCCTTGAGCTCACAAGGTAACCCGTCATGCGCAATGGCATGGGGACTTCGCATTATTGGCTCCCAGAATGTGGTGGTGTTCGGAGCGGGCCTGTACAGTTTCTTCAACAATTACAACACGAGCTGCAGCACCGTCGAGTCGGGTGAGAACTGCCAGGCGCGCATTTTCTGGGTTGGCCAGGACACGTCCGACGGAGCTGAACGCCAAGGTAGCGCTGAAGGCGAGGAGATGCTAGCAGTGGAGGTGTACAACCTCAACACGATCGGCAGC GCACGGCCAGCGATGCTGGCACCAGAGCGTGCGACTGACAGCGCCTCTGGCTGA